The window tcttttaatccatttatttaaaaaaaatctaaatattatatctaaaatggtgaaatcaatcaatcaattgacgttaaagcggcccgccaaccaacccgagtttgacacccttggtctacatacaaaatattccgCTTATGAAACACCTCAAAAATTCAAGTGACACATTTTCTtgagtaaaatgcaattttcttggatttttattttttttgagccTTTTAGGGATCATACCATATAAATTCCCCTTCTAGTGAATTTATCTGTTTCCAAATTAAATCAAGTCTGCAAGCTAAATGCTCAGCCGTTGATTTTAAAAGCCTATAAAATGTTAACTAAAACTCTGATCAACTGCCTAAATTAATATCCCAGTGTCATTTTGAAGATGAATGGGAGCTTGTACACAGTAAGAGTGCATTTGTGACCACAAACGTGCAATTGTTTGGGATTTGTTGTCACAGCGCCATTTGAAAATAAGCTTTGGAATTGAGCCACGTACTGCCGCGCCGCAATTCATTACGAAGCCCCACTTAGCTTGCCGGAGACGGCTTGCTAACTTCCTTCATGATTTATTAGCGCCGAACCTTTTTTTGTTCCGGGCGTTAGAAACAATGAGGAATCAAATCATTTAGATTAATTGGAGGTTTATTTTCATGGATAAATACTTTACATTCATACTTAAATTCCGTTGCACTAAATGGGGAATTCAATCTTATTTTCTCCTCCAGTCATTGGAATTTTCACATTATGCCAGTACTTTGGCATCATACTAATTTACTGATGGTCCAAATTAAAGCCTGTTTATATCTGTAGCCTCGTATAGTtatgttttgcctttttttaaatgttctggAGTATTACTTGGGcgacatgtaccgtattttgctgtttaatataccccccatttaatatagccgggtatattaaacggcaggggtatataaaatggcgcacaaacgggaaggtacgatccactacgccaaaggtgtcagactcagttggttcgcggggcgctttaacgtcaacttcattttacgtgggccggaccatattagatataatatttagattattttttttataaatggattaaaagaactggattaaaagccctgaatattcagttttttatagatctaaaacaatgtttattttagcttttttaaatatatatttttagattttacaaaatgatttttgaactaaaaacacagaaaaaatggattaaaaaatgacaaatattgatccaaaagggggaaaatcaggaaatttaatatacatctatactcttcattttaatttgatcttaaaacagaaagtcaccactaatgatttactttctcgggccacacaaaatgatgcggcgggccagatttggcccccgggccgccactttgacgataatgcactacgcactctttatgccgagacggggtgcatcaacgttttgcagactaaaactaattactgctcaggttaaaaaactacttactgctgaataaagtctgacttggaattttaatgaacttaagtatctataatgatgcccccatgaacaccatattaatcttgccaaaaaagttgagttgctgtttaatatacccgggtatattaaacggcaggtctatattaaatggcgcacaaacgggaggctcaaaaatgcaaaaatcatttaatatacccgggtatattaaacaggaAAATACTGTACAATGAAAACACTCCCATGATGCTAATCAATTTCCCAATGACATGTGTTTGTCCCATAGGAGAAGGAAGTGACCATCACCATGCCAAATGGGGAAACGTCAGTGGCGACGGTTCGAATCTGGAATGAAACGGTGTCCAATTTGACGCTCATGGCTCTTGGCTCCAGCGCCCCGGAGATACTGCTGTCGGTCATTGAGGTACGACAGACACAAAATGAGGACTACTATCATTATTCGAGTCGTCAGATATTTAATTTTCCACCCTTTTGCCCTGGTGGTCCATTTATGTGTGGGTGTTCCTACAGGTCTGCGGTCACGAATTCAACGCGGGCGAGTTGGGACCGGGAACCATCGTGGGCAGCGCCGCCTTCAACATGTTTGTCATCCTCGGCATCTGCGTGTGGGTCATTCCGCAAGGCCAAGTGCGCAAAATCAAACACCTGCGGGTCTTCTTTATCACCGCCTTCTGGAGCATCTTCGCCTACATTTGGCTCTACCTCATCCTGTCCGTCATGTCGCCCGGCGTGGTGGAGGTTAGTTGGTCTCGGGCGCGCTTTCTTTTGTTCGTCACCCAATCGTACGTTCCTCacttgtacagtaatccctcgattatcgtggttaatgtagaccacaggtgtcaaagtggcggcccgggggccaaatctggcccgccacatcattttgtgcggcccgagaaagtaaatcatgagtgctgactttctgttttaggatcaaattcaaatggttacAGATgcacattatatttcctgattttcccctttttaaaatcaaccattgcaatattttcaatccaattttattacttttgtgtttttagttcaaagcggattttgtaagatctaaaaacaaaatatatagatattttccgttttccactttaatattgaacatcattaaaaaatatattttgtttccatttgaaatgaaaaacatgattaaaagaaattttccattacactaagaaaaaaaaagctcaaataaacattgctttagatctataaaaactgattatttaaaaaaataaaataaaaaataattatttatatatatatttttttacctcaatgctgagtcctattagcaagcagaggacgggggagtggcttctgcttgcaagcttcaacgtggattttcacatttttatgaacttacacaaaaaaaaataacaaaaacaaattacccccccgccccaaaaaaatgtgttgtagtgaagccgcgataatcgagggattactgtatagtccTAAATTTAAAGGACCTTTAATTTCCACTATTATCCCTATTATCTCAGGTGTGGGAGGCCTTGGTGACCCTCCTCTACTTCCCCGTGTGCGTCCTCCTGGCGTGGATCGCCGACCGCCGCCTCCTTTTCTACAAATACATGGGCAAGCGCTACCGCGCCGACAAACGCCACGGCATCGTCGTGGAGATGGAGGGCGACCTGACGCCCAACAAGGGCGGCATGGAGATGATTGCGGACGGTAAACTCCCGCCACGAGGGGGGACGGTCGTCCCGGCCGAGAACTGCGGCGGAGACGGCGCGGCGCTGAAAAACGTGGGAGACGGGACGGCCGGGTCCGCAGGGCCTCTCGGCAACCTGCCCAACTCCAATAGCGCGATGGTCAACCTGGAGACCAGTCGGGAATTGGACGAGAGCCGTAAAGAGGTAGGacacaaatatttttaacacaacattTTAACCAGATTTTAAAATGTGAGAGAAAACCTACACGTGACATTCACCGTATTTTTaggactaaaaacaaaaactgtcgGTGGTCAAAGAGAaactaaattgaattgaattaaatggttttattgtcattatacattacatttatattaagtttaatgatatttaaagctttcaccacaaagtgcacaaataacaacaacaaacaaacagactgataaatagtcaataaataataacaatacataacaaataaatagtgaataaatgataacaatacataacaaataaatagtcaataactaataacaatacataacaaataaatagtcaataaatagtaactatacataaataaatagtcaaaaaataataaccatacatgaataaataataacaatacataaataaatagtcaataaataataccaatacattaataaatagtgactaaataataacaatacattacaaataaatgtcaataaataataacaatatataaataaatagtcaataaataataacaatacataacaaataaatagtcaataaataataacaatacataacaaataaataataacaatacattacaaataaatgtcaataaataataacaatacataaataaatagtcaataaataataacaatacataacaaataaatagtcaataaataataataatacataaatagtcaataaataataacaatacataacaaataaatagtgaataaataagtagtcaatgacataaataagtagggaagtgtacttataacaacaacaaacaaaggtacagataaataatcaataaataactagtcaaaataataaaagtgtAGTAGTCTGTCGCAAGCCcagcaaaacaatgaaaacaaaagttaaatTTACAGTCCAAATAATACGGTAATTCGTCAATAAGAACTTTTTTTGCTCTGTATTTGAGATATTAGGATTTCTTGGTGGTCTTGATTGAACTTGCCAAGTTTCTGCTTGATTCTCTCTCTGTCCAAGTCCTCCATTTCCATGTTTTGGTCTCCCTCCCTTAAGGTCATTCGGATACTGAAGGAGTTAAAGCAAAAGTACCCGGACAAAGAATTGGACCAACTCATGGAGCTGGCCAACTACTACGCCTTGTTGCACCAGCAGAAAAGCCGAGCCTTCTACCGCATACAGGTAGGTCGCACTCAGTCAAATAATGTCCGCCAAGCAACGAGGGTCCTCATTTGACACCCGCGTTCCATCCAGGCCACTCGCATGATGATCGGAGCCGGTAACGTCCTGAAGAAACACGCCGCCGACCACGCCCGCCGCGTCCTGGTTCCCGACGAGGAGGCGCCGGAGGAGGACGACCTGGCCGAGTGCAGCCACATCTCCTTCCAAAGCGCTCACAGCCAATGCATGGAGAACTGCGGCGTACTCACGCTGGCCGTGGCGTGCCGAGGTAGGAAAGACAAAAACGGGCCTGAAACCGTCGGCGTTATTCACCCAGACGTAAACTTGGACGGCCATCCAAAGATTGGCTTCAAATTTGCCTATTCCCaactaaaaacaacttttttttgtccaaacaaGACAAATTTATGTATGTCAACTTATCCCTGCATTCCTTTTTAGTAGATTGAACTAATGCAGGGATGGCGAACACGCAGCTCTCGAGCCgtatgcggctcccggccaaaatgaatgcggctctttgcctggtttcatgtttctcttattttattctctcttaaaacacactgaaattcatcagggcccattaaaaacaaagaatgaattatattttaacaataatttgacagattggatttttttcatgctgcttctgacgtaaaATGTGGCTCTATCTATCTGAATAAAATATGCAAAGCCTTTAAATCCTTTAAATCAGGGCTAGCAACACCCATTTTTTCCACAACTACTCTACTTATAGTTCAAATTTCAAGTGATCTGACTTTTTATTTTCGttcctttttttggttttagttcatttggttttgttttcaacTGTTTTGACGGTTCAATGGGAATTAGGtgtatcattttatttgtgttttgggATTTTTATGTGTCGTGAATATGTATTGCATTTTAGTTATAAAATGTGGCTGGACAATTCTATCCTGTCTTTCAATCATGAAGACTCAAAGACTATCAATTGCTCCTAAAGACTATTTtgggttataaaaacaacatagactggagcaatttttttatatatttttaaaatatgaatcatTATTGCATTTTAGTTATAAAATGTGGTTGACATTTTTATCCTGTCTTTCGGTCATGAAGACTCAAAGACTATAAATGGCTCCTAAAGACTAGTTTGggttataaaaacaatatagacaggagcaattattattattttaaatatgaatcattattgcattttttcatcttATTTTAAAGAGCAAAAAAACGATCTTTCGTCCATAGCCAGCAATAATTTGGGTTTCTTTGAGTGCTAATTGAATTTCCACGTATAAATTTCAATTTGACCTTAGCGACAGGATGACAATTCCACCCGCTACCTGCAGGGGGCTTAGGAGAGAACACCTTCTACGTGGACTACCGGACCGAGGACGGCTCGGCCAACGCCGGCTCCGATTACGAGTACGGCGAAGGGACGCTGGTCTTCAAACCGGGAGACACCTGCAAGGAGATCAAGGTAAGAAAATGGCCGACCGGGGGGGATGTGGCTTTCTCCCGACCGACCGCCGGGCGACCGCTCCCGTCCCCAGGTGGGCATCATCGACGACGACATCTTCGAGGAGGACGAGCACTTCTTCGTGCGTCTCCTCAACTTGCGGGTGGGCGACGCCGAGGGCATGTTCGAGAGCGACGAGGCGGGCGCCGCCCCCAAGGCCCGATTGGTGGAGCCCCTGGTGGCCACCGTCACCATCCTGGACGACGACCACGCCGGCATCTTCACCTTCGGCGAGCGCATGGTGCGCGTCAGCGAGAGCGTGGGCACCATGGAGGTGACGGTGGTGCGAAACTCTGGCGCCCGGGGCACCGTCATCTTGCCCTACCACACCGAATCGGGCACGGCCAAGGCGGGGGAGGACTACGAGATTGCGCAGGGAGAACTGGAGTTCACCAATGACCAGACCACGTGAGTTCCATTTAGGAGAACTTCTTAATCCGTCCGGGTGTTAATGTTCTTAACTTGGGTGTGCAGTCAGACGCTCCAGGTGAGGATTATCGACGATGAAGAATATGAGAAGCATGAAA of the Stigmatopora argus isolate UIUO_Sarg chromosome 10, RoL_Sarg_1.0, whole genome shotgun sequence genome contains:
- the slc8a2b gene encoding sodium/calcium exchanger 2b, which codes for MSLLASPASLLLLTLVFLSWAPSTCRSESHRDGGVSPSLLPSQRPYGNGSTPAIGKCDVVTVCKPGILLPVWEPNRPGLGEQIARALIYFVSLMYMFLGVSIIADRFMASIEVITSQEKEVTITMPNGETSVATVRIWNETVSNLTLMALGSSAPEILLSVIEVCGHEFNAGELGPGTIVGSAAFNMFVILGICVWVIPQGQVRKIKHLRVFFITAFWSIFAYIWLYLILSVMSPGVVEVWEALVTLLYFPVCVLLAWIADRRLLFYKYMGKRYRADKRHGIVVEMEGDLTPNKGGMEMIADGKLPPRGGTVVPAENCGGDGAALKNVGDGTAGSAGPLGNLPNSNSAMVNLETSRELDESRKEVIRILKELKQKYPDKELDQLMELANYYALLHQQKSRAFYRIQATRMMIGAGNVLKKHAADHARRVLVPDEEAPEEDDLAECSHISFQSAHSQCMENCGVLTLAVACRGGLGENTFYVDYRTEDGSANAGSDYEYGEGTLVFKPGDTCKEIKVGIIDDDIFEEDEHFFVRLLNLRVGDAEGMFESDEAGAAPKARLVEPLVATVTILDDDHAGIFTFGERMVRVSESVGTMEVTVVRNSGARGTVILPYHTESGTAKAGEDYEIAQGELEFTNDQTTQTLQVRIIDDEEYEKHENFFIVLEEPRWLKRGISALLLSQEGSEGQLSAEEEEARRIAEMGKPILGEHSRLEVVIEESYEFKSTVDKLIKKTNLALVIGTHSWREQFVEAVTVSAGDDDEEERLPSCYDYVMHFLTVFWKVLFACVPPTEYWNGWACFMVSISVIGLLTAVIGDLASHFGCTVGLRDSVTAVVFVALGTSIPDTFASKVAAVQDQHADASVGNVTGSNAVNVFLGIGVAWSVAAIYWKLKGKQFLVKPGSLAFSVTLFTIFAFICMAVLLFRRRPSIGGELGGSRTSRIVTSLLFLGLWFLYILFSSLEAYCHIPGF